GGTATTACACTAAAGAGTGTTGCACTCATGGCCCCACTTCCAATTCTTTTAAAACAACTTCCATATTGTCACATAAATATTCTCTCCCATTCCTACTGCCTCCACTCAGACTTGATCCAACTGCCTTGTGCAGACACTAGACTGAACAGCATCCTGGGGTTGGCCATTGTCCTGGCCACTTTTGGGCTGGACTCATTGCTCATTGTGGTCTCTTATGGGCTCATTCTCTACACAGTGATGGGTATTACATCTGGTGAGGGTCGGAAGAAGGCACTCAACACATGTGTGTCACACATCTGTGCAGTGCTTATATATTATGTGCCTATGATTGGTGTCTCTGTGATGCATCGCGTTGCCAAGCATGCATCACCAGTGGTCCACACACTCATGTCAAGCATCTATCTGTTTGTGCCACCAGTGCTCAATCCCATCATATACAGTGTCAAGACCCGTCCAATTCAACAGGGAATTACCAACTTGTTCTCCTGCAAGAAGGGATTGATCTGAGTCACACACTCAGAAAGCAGGGATTATTCTTAAATCTATAAACCCTGGCTGTAATTCTCCCACAAGGAACATTTTCTGTTAGGTATTTTGATAAGGAAGAGAGGAATTCAAATCCTTACTACAAGCTTGCTTCTGAATGATAAATGTCATATTCATAGCTTATATTTTActgacatacatgtatgtatctaaCTTTTCTTCTTTAACCAGATATATTAATTCAATGTACAAGTAGTAAATCCATACTGTCACAAAATAGCCAGTTAACATTAGTTTTGAAATTTaatgatatttaaattaaaatgaacaaaaaattaatttttaaatgaaattcttGGGGATGAAGTGTTTTCCCTAAGGATAGTGAT
This portion of the Apodemus sylvaticus chromosome 1, mApoSyl1.1, whole genome shotgun sequence genome encodes:
- the LOC127680748 gene encoding olfactory receptor 51L1-like → MGAENNESLDLLSVFLTGIPGLEAQHGWLSILFFTMYMVAIVGNSLIMAAVQEDSALHEPMYLFLSMLAITEVGVSMSTLPTVMGILWFDAYRIDFDGCLAQMFFIHTFSGMESGVLLAMSYDRFVAIYNPLRYTAILTLPRIISMGLGITLKSVALMAPLPILLKQLPYCHINILSHSYCLHSDLIQLPCADTRLNSILGLAIVLATFGLDSLLIVVSYGLILYTVMGITSGEGRKKALNTCVSHICAVLIYYVPMIGVSVMHRVAKHASPVVHTLMSSIYLFVPPVLNPIIYSVKTRPIQQGITNLFSCKKGLI